GATATGATATGCTGGCAATGGCAGTCTCCATGTTCCGGAGTTAGATGTAATCTGATTCACAAAACATTGATTGTGGGGGGTTGCTGCATAAATTTGTGACTAGAGTTAGCTTTGTTCAAAGGTATGAATATCTTTTTCTTATGGTAGTGTTTGCATAACATGCTGTTACCAAACTAGGATTTTCTTACTATACATCTATTATGCAATCGTAGCAACCTGGCTTGCTTATCGAGGTTGATGGATAAGAAGATCTTTATTTCGAGATTGGCCAATAGCTCCCGGAAAAAAATGTGAATCGATTAAACCAAATGGCTTAATACTACTGAATGAGTCTTCCACGTCATCAAGgaaatgattcctttttccaaatgggACATTGATCAAGAGTGGGGCTGTTTACTGGTCCATTGGGAACCGCACTAGCTTAACATTTATAGGTTACTCTGCTCTCTATTGATATTGGAATGGTGTCACATATATTGTGATATGGAACAAAGCACTAGGTACCACTTCTCATAGAAGTGTTATGTAGGAGGTAGGCTTAGTTGGTTTCGAATGACAAATAAAGTGCATGACCAACCTCTTTCAATCAAGTGAAGCAACAGTTTTACCGCCATTGGATCTATGTAATATCTTTCAATACCATGAGTATGTGGTGGGATGAGTTGGAGCACTGATTTCGGTGATCTGGAAAGTGAATGGACCCGGCATAGAAGTGATGAACTGGAATGGCAGTTCATAAGTGGGGTATAACAATCCCATTAGGCTGCATTTGGTCATCCTAATTCAGATTGGGATGACATAGGATAAGGTGAGATTAGAAATCCTCCGAATGTCCTTCGGAATCTAGAAAATCCCATCCTGTGTTTGGTGCAACTAAGATAGTATTGAAAATCTTGGAAAATCAACTGTTATATCTAGTTGCTTTGGTCTCCATCTGCCACTTCCAACGCTCTTTTTAGTGCCCCAAGTTTGTCGTCCCATCCGTCACCCACTTGATTGGCATCCTCTTGGTTGCCATTGTTGACGCAGTCTTACCTCGAAGGTCAAATTCTGATAGTTTTTGGACTGGAGGTGCTTATAAGGCTAAAAACAACGGCAATTTTTTCACTGTGCTGGTGCAAATATTATTCCTTTTGTGCCTTTACATCCTGAAGAACAAATTCAGTATTCAAAACATAACCCGGTGTCTTTATTCATCTAGCCAATTGGTCCAGTTCATCATTAGGTCTCCGGTGCCTTTGGGTGTGAAGTGTCACCCAGATAGAACTTGTGGCCTATATTTTTCACTTGAATCCAGCTATGGCTTCTTTTAAAAGACTTTTCAGTTTCATCTTCATTCTGATCTCTGCTGCATCTTCCCATAGACCTGCTGAGGCATATGTATTTAATAGCAAAATATAGGCAGCAGGGTCATCCGATTCCTGCTTTAAAATCATTGCTGCAGCTCGTTTTGCCAGTTCAACGCTGCCACGAGCTTGGCAAGCTCAAGGAATTGCACACCAGATCAGTGTATCAGCCCTTAAGAGTCATTGAATTTATAAACTATGAACTGAAGGGTTTTGACAAGGGATCCAGATCTGCCCAATAAGTCACTATGCATGCATGGTATTTGATTCTGGGCAAGATACTAAGTTCAGGCTCCTTTTCACCCTCGGTTGTCGGAAAACAAAGTGACGGCGATTTATTGTTGTGATGGTGGTCCTTGTGGCCAACGAAGCAATATCTGGACGCGTCACTCCATCACTCCATCATTGGAAGATAGTGGGGTTTGTTATGTTTTTATCTTTCTAAAGTCTTTAATCCAACCCGAGCTTATCCCAACTCTCTCGGATTTTTTATCCGACTTTTATTCGGGTATATCTGGTCTGTAGGACTTCAccaaacacttgataggataatttgttatcctataCGGACTATCAAATGCAACCTTAACACTTGACCAAAATGAATAAATCAGGCTCATGACCTTATTTTCCATTCTCTGACATGCATTTCTTGGTCATGTTTTGGATTGGCTGGGTTATTGATATACTTCTCCATTTATGCCATGATTTTTGTGATCTGCTTATATTCGAGCTCATTATTAAATTGCAGTGACAGAAAGCGCAGGAAGAAGCAGCATTTGGATGGTCAAAGTGACGCTTCAGATCTCAATCTTCCGGAGGAGGCTGAAGATCGAGAAATTGTAGGGAAATCTACATCGTCCCAGTCCAAGTTTGCTCTTCTGGATCAGGTAAGTGAAATCTTTTTGGTATCCTAGTCTTacttagtttagaatttttcttaaaGTGTGTTCCTCGGAAGGAGTCTGGCTTTTTTGATCTTGGAACTGGATATGCAGTTAAAGCAGGTAAGGTCAGATATCAACATGCTGAAGCACCACAAGAATCAGCAAGAGGTGAGTTTATTGTTTACAGGAATGCTTTTATGCTTCtcttgttttatatttgtttttatCTATATGGGAGCTTCCATACtgctcttcttttctattcttttttgagTGTTTTGTCCCTTTAATAACTGCTAAACTTgggtgcatttatttaatatgaagaTGTACCTGGAAGAACAACTTCAAGAGGCAGATAGTCTATCCTCTAAAATTCAGGAGCTTGAAGATCAGTtgcacaaagaaagaaagagtgcAAAGGTAGGAAGCAGCAAGTCTGCTCTTTTCTGGCATTCCATGATGCATTGCGTCTGTGAGGAATCTATTCTAATGTTATTGTTTCTCCATTTTGCCTGGTCTTTTTTTGACATGATCGGATGTTCAGGATCACATCAAAGATCAAGAAATTCGTCAAAGCGCATCAGCGATATTCACGATCACAAGATGAACTGAAAAGGCAAaaagctcttttcttttattttcatgttaatCTTTGACTTACGTATTCATGTTTAATTCCATGCATTTCGAATTGCTTCCAGCTTCAGagaatttcttttattcatgGTTTTATCATCATTCTGAATTTTGCAGATCAGAACTCCAACTCCACAATCTGGGAGATCAGCTTGGCATGGATGCTATTGGTGTTGGAAACAATGAAGAGGACTCGAGTGTCAACATCGTCAGTGATGGAGAGCCTACTGGGAATTATGTTGCTAGCCCAAAGAGTATGTAATGAAATTCTTTGATTGTTTTTACCAGATAGATGATACTTTTTATTTGACTAACTAATTGCTGGTGTTTACTGCATTGTTCTTCCTATCTTTTTCCACTTCCTCTGTTTTTGGCTTAGAAAATTAATGTCATGTTGAAAAGGAAGTAAGGATACAATTTATTGCAAAGGCTTGCCAAATGAGTTGGAACTATATCCTTCTGTTagttttttaagttttaacgAGTATGGGAAAGGGAGGTCGATATGATTTTGTGGTCAAGTTGCCAGGAATCCAACTAAAAGATCAGAGGATCTGGGCTCACTACTTCCTCATTTATTTAGGGAATGCATTAGTACAAGAAAACAGCAACTATCTTTTAATGATAGATACAGTTTTGCAAATTTCCGAGTCGTTGAAAGATGGAACTATCTGCATTCTCCAAAGTTTGGATGAAATATAAACTAGTGggataattttcattttatgggACGAGTAGGTCTTGTGTCTGATGTtactcatttttcttgtttgcttGCATTTGTTTGTAAAACTTGCGATGTGAAACAGGTAGATTAAAGTATTCACAGGGGAAAGCATATCCTCAAGTGAATGATGACAAAGATGAAGAGGGGAATGGACAAAAGAATGGTCCTAAGCAAGCTGATGAAGGCaagagtaagagagagaaagctgtATCTTCTAGCATTTCTTCAGCAGAGAAGGTTCCCTTTTGTTCCTAATGCTAATGTTTTGTATTTGAGATGATACGATTGTCTTTGTGTTGGTCATTAGAATTTTGTGATTGCTTGCTTgagatatatttctttttctttcaattgaaGGTTCTGCCTAAAGGACCTTTGATTGGGATGACACTACCACCAACAGGCATGGCTGCTCATGCTATTGATGAACTTGCTGATATTGAAGAAGAGAACATTGAATTAACTGAGCTTGCTTCAGCAGGAAATGAGGTGGCTGTATCAAAAGGCTTTCCTTCATCAATACAGTCATTGCCCAGTGTTACAAGAATTCTTTTTCTCAGGtatgttttcatcttttttcagCATTATTGCTAGGAGGAAGAGAGGATAGATCTGTTTCATGGGATTTGGTTGAACGAGTTGGTGTTCACCTAATTTGGTCTTGCAAATTGTTACGATTGTTCTCTGGGTCCTTCTGTCTTGCAGAACTATATGTTCTGAACTGATGACCACAGTACGCTATTGTCTtggtttttttggtaaatagtGGCTGTATTTGCTTCTTATTTGAGTATTTTCTCTTGCAGTATAAGCATAATAGTGAGAACGTGGACTTGAAGGGGCTGGGGGAGGAGACAGTGAACGTGGATAATGTGTAGGATCATCCCATGCCTTAGATACGATTTtattatctttgtgagattctGCGAGCCTTACATTTTCGGGGGACCTGGCTTGTGTACAGCATTTAGTTAGTGGGATGTACTCCTCTTATATGTACCTTCTTACTATTCTCAGTAGCATTGGAAACTGGAAACATGATGAACTGTAGTCCTCCTTGATCAAAGACGTTGTAACTTGTGTCACTTGCCAAATCGTGTTAGGCTACCTTTTATCCTCCTATGTACATAGGGTGAAATCTCGTTGAAACATCTTGATGTGTTAGCCAAGATGACTTAAATATGATGAACTGTAAGTCCTTTGATCAAAGTCCTTGTAACTTGTGTCACTTGCCAAATCGTGTTAGGCTACCTTTTATCCCCCAATGTACGTAGGGTGAAATCTCGCCGAAACATCTTGATGTGTTGCAGTATTCTTAGTAATTTAAGTCATCTTGGCATTGTGATCTTGATCCATTAAACCTCTAATTTCCCAAACTAAGCTCGAAGATTATGCTGCAAAACAAGTTAAGAAATGAAATGACTATGTTATGTACTTTCTTCATGACTAAGAAATGAAATGACTATGTTACGAGGGAAGAAGTAAATTCTAAATGTCAAAATTGGCACGGGTGGATAATTAATAagtatcaaaatttttaaaagatacACTTAAATGTTACTTTTTTAAGAAATTGGATACTTAAGAATCAATTTCGGTGAGGTTTGCTGGAAATTCAATGTGACCGTCTACGTGTCTTGCAGGAATCTATTTAACAATCCTTGTTTCAAAATGATGTTGTCCCGTtcccaaatttaatttttaatataaatattaattaaattaaattaagaaggactaaatttaaaataaggGTGAAATTAGCAGGGGGCTTCTATGGTCCTCGTTGTTGCCACCGCCCCACTATCGATGAAAAGGATCGGTAACAATAGGACAAGGGTTGTTTGGGATCACCACGGCTCTAGCTAGTGGTTGGTGACCTTGGTTGACCACGGGTGAGGGTTGTGGCCTTCACCCAGATTGGGCCAAGGGTTATTGCCACAACTAGCGGTTGCTATTGGCCCTCTGGGTGAGAGTCGATGACTATCCCTCAATCTAGGGGAGGGCTATGACCCCTTGTctcaaatttgggtgagggcatGCAGGCTCTCCGGCAGTTGGCCTCGGCTAGGGTCACCGACCACTGGTCAACCTTCGCCGTATTGTCGCTGGCCCTCTTCGGCAATGGTTGGGCGGCAGTGGCGGCGAGGACCATAGAGGCCCTCgctagtctctctctctctctctctctctctctaaagacattaatattaatattaaaaatcaaatttaaattaaaatgatgttattttggGCTTATCTAGCTACGTCGATACCACatggataaatttttataaaaaagaaatatcacatCATTTAAAGTTCTTGtcaaaaaatgccacattagcTGTTTGGCTAGAAATTCTCCACatttggcatttaaatgttcatttcttcttcgatTTTGATATTTGAGTGTATCTTTTAGAAGTTTCGGTACTTATATGTTCACCTGTGCCAAGTTTTAGCATAGAGGGTGTTCACATCTTGAAATTCAGGAATCCACTATACAAGTCAACCAAAGTGAAAATGAACGATATTGATGGCCATTGCACAAGTATCTTGGTATGTTATGTGTTGCAATTACTTATTTTTCAGGGTCGAACTTTCCTTCAGGTTACAGAGTAAGCTTGTGGCTTAGCTCTAAAAGCAATGCCTGCGTGTCACTATAAATTGAGAGTTTGGGTGGAGTCCTCTGGTGTGCATATAAAACAccccaaaaaaatcacaagagtTTTCAACGTCATGTGTAAATATGAGAATTCTTTAGAGTTCTTCAAGCGAGGGTGTGTAAATACAAGAGATCTTAAGAGTTCATCAAGTAATGGTGTGCTTGTGATAGTTGTGAGGATTTAACGTGCGAGAAATACCGTTAATATATTAATTGTAATCCTTTGACTATAAAGGAACAGTTTCTGGATAAAGGTCCCATGAATTTTTCCACATTGGATTTTCACCTTGAAACTTCAGATGCAttgttcttcttatttttcGTTTACTGTGTTATTTACGCCTTTCTGCAAGATATACGGTCATATGTTCTGAAGGCAAACGGGTGCATACTTCAACATAGGCGTGTTGCTCTTGCGGACGAGTGCTTAAACCATCGGGCAGAAAACGAGAGGGCTACACAGCCTTATATTAATATGCGGGTGTGAAGCAGAGAGTTGGGCAAAATACACGGAGAAGCATACGGTCGTGTACAAATAAACGGCCAGAGACGGTAGCTTTGCAATTTTGAAGACTCATCAATATACGATCGCATATTGTGGGATTCTGAAAGTTAGAATTTCGCTATGATTGATTACGATCTGGCTTAATTTACAATAGTTACAAAAATTTGTcataatatcataattttttttacttaattatgAGGACACGTTAAAGTATTATACAATACACCCAATATACCCAATTGGATAGGAGCCAAAATAAAGAGGAAACCAAGTGCTCGTGTGCGAGATGCAATGAGCGAGAGAACGAGAAGAAAGTGAGGCCAGCAGTGATCGTCGAAAAATCGGATAGCCATTTCAGTCCCGATTTCCATGAAATTCTACTGCAACGTTTGTGGCGATGTGTGCTATGTGTTAAACGGTGCCAAACGTTGAAAAGCCTCTTCCATCAGTGTATTCTTGGCATTATTGCTCAGTAAGATCCGGCAGCCCTTTCCTCTATATTATTGCAATCCACCTAGGGGTGAGATAGGCTTTGTTGTTGCAGTCATCGAAGATAGTTATCTTGATGATATAATGTGTAACCTCTAGTGGGACAAGAGAAGGCCTATTGCAACTCCGCTTTGCATACCGAAAGTTTTCGACGATCCGCTAAGTGGGTTTTCCCAACTGGGGCTCTCACGTTAAAATTCTATGTCGGAGTATGCATTTTCGCTTCATTATTATACTATAGCAGTGTTTATTGTGCTCATTTATTTGCGCAAAGAGGGGAGAAAAAGTTCCGTAGCGTGATGTGATCGCGCCACGGTTTGTTCTCAGCAGGTTTTGTATAGAGTGCAGCTTTCCGAATTAAGAGCGATGTCCCTCACTTTGGTAAGTTGTACAATTCTTCATCCAAAGTCCCGCACGAAAGACCGGCTATTGTCAATTAGCCTCTCAGTTCACTCTTTGAAGCTATCTGCACTACAAGATGGTTAAGACAAAAGAAGATAGCCTGACAGAGGTAAGGTTTGTCACTCGGGTTCAATTGGGGATGAGATTACTATTTCCAAGTGGGTGAGGAATCAGTGAGatgtagaaaatttattcacataaacaactaaCTAATTAAGAAGAATTTGATccatatatgactgtaaaaTACCGAGATCAATAAGCACGGCGGAATTAAAGTGTACATGTTTGAGCCATTATTTGacttaaagaaaaatagatttttttttttaataatcgaGAGATCTATCAGAATGCCGGATCTTTCTCTATGACGTAGCTTTCAATGAGATTAAAGCAATTAATAGATATAATCTACATTTTTATCGGCTAGAGGGAACTTGACAAATCCTGATCAATAGTGTATCAACCGAGCTCATCCTATTACGGGTTTCAGTTAAATAAAATTGCCTACACCTCGCTACTCAATTAGGCCTGTTTAtatgccaatacccaatttaataaaatcacTGTAAGgtttaataaatattgaaataacCATTAAcaagattatttaaaataaaaaattaattaattaatgtaatctcatattatagaaaattttcaacattctcccacttgggctacattaattaacttattttattttgaaaaagattttatattgaaaatgacactattgggttaataattgaaaattttgttttatgttgccacaactttaaaaataatattctaaaaacATCATCTCAAAACCAATCCGATCATATATAACCTTAATATAAGACTATGGAGATGAATATGTTAATAAAATACTACTACACGActttccataatcacatataataagcattatattttcatgaatcatagtcctagtagtgtagtaagaaatagtgccaacatgtgatcaaaatatataCTATTTTTTATCGATTCTCATTGCAATTCATCAACAACATGAAACTACATTAACACAATTtataaacaacatgaaattgcacaactATATCACAATtcaacatgagatctcataatcagtgATATCCaatcatctttaaactaaaatttgtttaaatataCTGTTTTATACTTCAATTTCTCAATCAACAAGAGAAATGATAGCAATAGAATTAACAATaataatcattaaaaataaatgctttaatagatATTATAAAAGCATTATAATTTTGTATATAACTATAATActcaaaaatacaaattatatagccccactaataaaagaaataaaaaataatctaaaacaCTCATATTCTTTACACGTTCTTCGAACAAAATGGGTCGTAAGCCTTTTGTTAGGAGATTAGCTAACATAAACTCAGTTATGATATTTTCAATCACAATATCTCACATTTTTACCAAGTCTttaacagtataatatttgatctaGTTAACATTTCAACTGTAACATTGTTGTTATTTATAGTAAAGGTAACTGTTTGTCACACATAATGCAATAtgatcaattatgggcaataagcaattcaacaaaataattagtacattataaactcTCATTTGGGCAGAGTGTATATTGTATCATTACTTTTCACAACATGAAATTTATAAAGTAGTaacaaggagaattacatataattgtcaatgatttattttcttttggacaGGACAAATCATTTGAATTATATATCTCCATAATATCAATATAGAtaagaattacatataattttcaaaacatttatcccctttgggcagataaatatttttcaattatacatcctcatcttttaaatttaggaattaaTCTTCATGTTTTTTtgccaaattaatatacacaataactcCCTTTGGATATGTGattatatatatgaatttttatcaataggaaattccaaaaaattatgcccaaaattcatcaaacaaaatgaaatactttacaacatgtgctttccaagatcatattgcatttatcaaacaacaatttttgccacaattttttaaaatcattatttttattttagtattattttaatatttcggACCCTCCCGGGGCCCTGACCTTCGCTCGGCCCGTAGACCCGCAGGAGCCCACGCGGGCCGTTGGAACGGGCCCATCacttcttttaattaaaattggCCCACGAATTGGGCTATAGGCCCAAAGGAAATTAGATTGGGCTCACGCCCATTAAAAAACAATATAAGGAGTTCTGGGCATAGTCCAGAACttgaaacataaaataaaaaagaaaggatggGTTACCAACGGGGTAAGGGAATGTTGATATCCAGAGACAAGAATAAAAGATGGGCTCAATTGGGATGATGACCTCTCCTAAGATCCCTGCTCTACCAACTGGGTAAGCGAATGTTTACATCTTCGAAAAATGGTAGACTTCTTCCACCGGAGGTGCTTTCTTATCGATGACCTCGCGCAGCCACTTCAACAACCAAGGTGGATTCGCTCATCATCCGACTCTTTTGCTTAAAATCAAGCGGGCTGTTGTGGAGAGGAACGGCCTGTTCCAACACGTGCTGACAACATTTCAACTTTGTTTTAGGACACAGACGCATGCTGTTAACAGCAAGCATAGAAGTACCACGAACACATCACCAAACGCTAAACATAACCAAGATTGATTTTGCTTCCTCTTTTTGATCTACCCCAACATGCAGTTCTTGAAGCTTCATCTAGACGCAGAACCCTGGCCTTGAGTGGCCTTCTCTTGCCAAAAGTCGCCCATTCTAATGGAGTCTTGAAGGTTTTCTATCTACCAAAGACCTTTCAGCAGCAGAGTGGAAGATTGGGAATGGAAATTTGGTTAAGATCTCCAGATTCTTCACCAACGACCAATGCAATGTAACGTCATTGATATTGCAAAAGGAAAGCTGTGGAAACAGATCAAAATTTTCCGAATATGGCGGACTGTGACCAAACCTCTGATCTCCAAGGTTGTAGACATAAAATGATCGCAGAATTCCAAAGAGAGCAGTGCTTCGTCTACTCTTTGAAAGTCATGTATTCACTTGGACATCCACTTTCTTTTCGATCAGGACACAAAGCATTCAGATTGTTGAAGTACAGAATTGGTCGAGATGAGCTCATTATCTCGGTGTCCCAGAGTGGGAATTCCGCATCCATATTTATCCG
The sequence above is drawn from the Eucalyptus grandis isolate ANBG69807.140 chromosome 11, ASM1654582v1, whole genome shotgun sequence genome and encodes:
- the LOC104424796 gene encoding zinc finger CCCH domain-containing protein 13-like; the encoded protein is MVDRKLFKTKLCVLYQRGHCNRQSCSFAHGQAELRRFVGGPTTGRRDYRGGDLRNKIGRRYSPRRRYSPGKDARARHGFHGYSPSRSPEENSDRKRRKKQHLDGQSDASDLNLPEEAEDREIVGKSTSSQSKFALLDQLKQVRSDINMLKHHKNQQEMYLEEQLQEADSLSSKIQELEDQLHKERKSAKVGSSKNLF
- the LOC104427182 gene encoding zinc finger CCCH domain-containing protein 13 isoform X1, with protein sequence MFRITSKIKKFVKAHQRYSRSQDELKRSELQLHNLGDQLGMDAIGVGNNEEDSSVNIVSDGEPTGNYVASPKSRLKYSQGKAYPQVNDDKDEEGNGQKNGPKQADEGKSKREKAVSSSISSAEKVLPKGPLIGMTLPPTGMAAHAIDELADIEEENIELTELASAGNEVAVSKGFPSSIQSLPSVTRILFLSISIIVRTWT
- the LOC104427182 gene encoding zinc finger CCCH domain-containing protein 13 isoform X2, producing the protein MFRITSKIKKFVKAHQRYSRSQDELKRSELQLHNLGDQLGMDAIGVGNNEEDSSVNIVSDGEPTGNYVASPKSRLKYSQGKAYPQVNDDKDEEGNGQKNGPKQADEGKSKREKAVSSSISSAEKVLPKGPLIGMTLPPTGNEVAVSKGFPSSIQSLPSVTRILFLSISIIVRTWT